Genomic segment of Apostichopus japonicus isolate 1M-3 chromosome 8, ASM3797524v1, whole genome shotgun sequence:
CCTTCTCTCTTTTCACAACTCATTTATGCATTTTCTGACTTTCTGCCTCTGAACCTCAGTTCACTACCATCTACTGTAATCATTATCACCTAGATGTAGAAAGGACAGAAAATACAAGATTCACATGAGAGTGTCTCCATTATCCAATGAACTCACCAGTATAACACTTCATCATCAAAGTCCATGTCAAAACGGAAGTGAACAAATCCAACTGGATTTTGGTCTTCTCCCCTAGCAACCAGCAACAGCACTCTGTCATCTGTGATCTCTTCAcgcttctctctttctttccaGCCCCAGCTGCTCTGTTCGTACCTGTTGTAAAGTTAGAATGGAGAAATGCCATCAAAGGGATACTCTAGTGGTAGAATATGTAACAACACTCCTTTTCTTTAGGAAGTATCTAGTCCCTAGCTTGATATGTGGTTGGCTTGAATGAAGCCTGTGTGTTGATTATTTAAACACTCCTTTACGTAAGGAAGTATCTAGTCCCTAGCTTGAGATGTGGTTGACTGAATGTGGCCTGAATGTTGGTTAGCTAGACACTCCTTTACTTTAGGAAGTATCTAGTCCCTATCTTGAGATGTGGTTGACTGAATGTGGCCTGAATGTTGGTTAGCTAAACACTCCTTTACTTTAGGAAGTATCTAGTCCCTATCTTGAGATGTGGTTGACTGAATGTGGCCTGTGCAATATGTTGATTAACTAAACACTCCTTTACTTTAGAAAGTATCTACTCCCTATCTTGAGATGTGGTTGACTGAATGTGGCCTGTATGTTGATTAGCTAAACACTCCTTTACTTTAGGAAGTATCTAGTCCCTAGCTCGAGATGTGGTTGGCTGTATGAAGCCTCATGTACGTTGATTGCTAAACACACCTTACGTAAGGAAGTATCTACTCCCTAGCTTGAGATGTGGTTGACTGAATGCGGCCTGTATATTGATAAGCTAAACACTTCTTAAAATCTCAACTTTAGGAAGCATCTAGTCCCTAGCTTGATATGACTGTAAGAAGCCTGTATGTTGATTAGCAAAACACTACTTTATGTTAGGAAGTATCAACTACATAGCTTGAGAGTAGGTTGATTGAATGAAGCTTGTATATTAATAAACTAAACACTCCTTTACTATATCCTGCTGGATTTTGTTTGCTTCCATTGAAAGTATTCATTTAAGAGGAGTCAAACAAAAGCATAAATCAGGGTGAGTATAAGAACAGCATGTGGTCCACCGTCAGCAAAATTACAAATACACATCTCAAACACAGCAAAACAAGTTAAACTACACGAGTTATGTAAATACGCAGGCAACTCCAATCAAGCGCTCTATTTTTATGTGTTTTTACATGCACAGTAAACATTCTTACAACAAAGTAACAAGGCTCTCCTGCTTCGTTTGATGGAGACAACAACTCCATACATTAACGCATGCATATAATAGTCCTAGGTGATTAAGCTTTCAAATTCACGATATACAGTGTTGAAACAGAGGTCTCAACAGATGTAACACGTTGAAGGAACAAAGAAATTACTGGATATGATGGTATTCCAACCAGGGACTTCAGTGTTACAAttgaattatgaaataaaatccTGCATGGTTGCTGATTTCAATTCGATTTTGGTCTATAATTTCATTTGCccctgtatttttattttcttaatttccCAGTCAATTTTCTTCTGTTAATATACTTACAAAAACCAAAGAAATGTTTAAGAGCATAGAAACCAAACTATATGTCCAGCTGTCTTCAAATCGGGTTTTATTTAACAAGTAAGAAGAAAGATCCAAATAAAGAGTGGATTTTCTTTAAAATACTCACAAACTCTTCATATTTGTACTCAGCAGACTCAACGCCCAGTCTACTGTGTCTCCAGTACACTCCGGCATCTTATGACAGTCAATGGAAACTGTTAATCTGACAAGAAGGAATCGAAAGAAAATAACTTTGAGGAAAGACTGATCAATTTTAACATTAGCGATCACATTATTCCAAGACAATTGCTGTATGTATGCGGGAACAGAGGCAGATTTATTGAGGATTAGGAGttggggtatatatatatatctctcctCCACCCATTTTTCTTAGCTTCACATAAAAGTGCAAAAGTAGTTGTTcggttgtttttttattttttttatttctgccattaaaacACAATGAAGTACATGTCTTAATACATAGTTATAGCAATGAGGCAGTGGGCAGTAAATACAACCTTGCATTTGACCCAATTATAGCCCTTACTTATAGTCTCCAATATGCCTTAAGAAACACCATTTGATGtctaaaaataatatttcatggGGAGATtgcatatattaaaattaaatttagaaAAACTAAATTTTTTTGATGAAGAGAAGAGAGTGTTAAACACCCACAACTTTTATCTCtgactttcattcaaatttaatttgttatCTGTTTAAACAAGTGCTTCTCAACCAGGGTCCATGTAAGacctcagggggggggggaattgacAAGTCTGGGGGGTGGAAGAATTGAGAAAGGGGGAATTGGGAGGAATGGCCTACTTCCTATCTAGTTTCAGCATTCTAACCAGATATTCTAACCAAGAAATGTGGTAGTCCGATCATACTACATCGCAGAAATTTACGTCTTACTGTAAATTGACCAAAGCTAAATCTTAACAGTAAGGCCCTTGTTCAAGAGCTTCATGCTCAAGAGTCccttaaatttcattttgtacttTGTAGAGTGAATTGTAGCAGCTAACATGATCGCCGTCATGGCATGTGAAAGAAAGTGACTGCAAAGATATATGGGCTTGTAGAAATATtatggggagggggatgaggAAATACTTTTTTATCCAGTTGGGAATTGGAGAGAAAAGGTTGAGAAGCACAGGCTTGAACAGTACATTAAATATGAGACCAATCtgtaatatttacacacataGCTTTCAACTGCTGACTTCCAAATTGTGAGGGCCAATCtgtaatatttacacacataGCTTTCAACTGCTGACTTCCAAATTGTGAGGGCCAATGTGTTATGCATACACACATGTACAGACATTCTCAAAGCTGTCATTCTTCAGGTACAGAGCTTTCAAAAGTTTGACCccacaaacacaatattaggGACCCTGTACTCATTATGGGCAAGCCAGACGCCCAAGTAAGACGTTCGTCAACTTTCCCTGGGCCCTTCTTGACAAACCATCCTTTATAGGGTGTAGCTAGGGTATCTCTCtctgtcacacacacacattcaaaCAATATAATGATAGTTATGATACACATGAACATTTGCACACTGACTTGACTGTATAGTTTACTTACCTGTCTACAGCAAGTaggaaaataagaataaaaaattgCTTCAAACAGACAATATGCTCACCCATTTCTGTCATATTTCTTGAATGGTACAACCAGTGACATGGGATCTTCCAGTGCATTGGCTGCATCCACAAGTACCTGTGATGCAGCTAACTTAACTTGTTCCTGAAGGAGTTTAAAATGGAAATACAACAAAACTAGAAATTAATTTGTGCagactttgtttctttgttcaaAGTTCGtaacaaatatttacaatggAGCATCAAGACATTGGCTTCCTGATTGGTGTTAACTGCTGCATAGGTTGTCAATACTATAATTTGTACTTAAACAGTTACTGAATATGGAAAGAGGCCACCCTTGCCTTAAAGTGTAGTACTTACAGTTACAATCCTTGAGGCATGATACTATCATTTGACAGCAATGTGATGtgggtttgtgttaattgtagGGAATGTGAAAGAGATAAAACACATCAACCAGGAAAGTCTAGCAAACAAATTTTTGTGTACTTCATGATCCATTTGAAGTATGTCTATGAGATACAATGTGGCAATAGCAATGTGGTGTTAATAAGAGTAAGTTTTCACAGACACCCATGCATTTCCGggacatccccctccccctacagcattattatgaatattcgttattcaaaacaatcaaacaGTAATGAATATTAAGCTGAATATTAGTCTACAAGCTGTAACTCTTTACTTACTTCCTTTCTCTtctgtttcttctcttttcccTTCAAAGAtcttttctgaaaaaaaaaaacaaagcataaaAAATTCAATGGTTATCATTCCTTAGTTCTAATCATATTCTTTTTAAGATTTTAATATAGTGATATGCAAATCAGTGTATGTAGCCAAAAATTAAGGGTTGATTCTTTGttttggtggggtggggaggggggctatATTGATGAACTACAGCAAGTATCGATCGGCTGCAAAGCAAGACTACACATCACTTTCAAGTTATTTATTCCTTGAAAAGATCAAAGAGATCGGTACAATAATGATCATCAAAAGCAAAATTCATCTGTGCACTGTACACAAGCAATACTAAGTTTATACAACTATATtgatgttatcatgttatattttaatactttttttaatGACAGATGTGTACCTGTTATGCAGACTACACATTACACACATGCAGTAATAATGAGtaacaatacaaatatatatatcagtaagCTATGTTTGCCGAGTAAGGCATTGAACAGATATACAGGTAGGTAGAGATGTTTTCCAGTGCTGACTCCCTACAACAAGCCCAGGGGTAACTTAACTCAATCTATATTCACAATTACAAAGCCTAGAATGACGTTCAGAATGTGTACGTGTTTAGACCTAGGAAAGGCAGGCTGCTGTAACAGACCAATTGGCCATGGTATGGTACTGTAAGTATAACTCGGAGAAAGACCCAGACAGTGGCGTAACTAGACCAATGCAGCAGGTTTTTTGATACTTGACGGGCTCCAAGAAAGGAAAGTCATTTTAAACCCTCCCAACTTCAgcacaaaacagatacaaaagTTCACAAACAACAGAAATAAACTAACAGCACTGCACATTAAGATACACTGTACAACTACAATTGCCTCATCATTTAGATTCCAGTGGTTGTCCAATTTTGCCTAGAAGTCATTGAATGAAGTTGCAGAGACCACAACCTCAGAAAGCGAGTTCCATGTATTAACAACTTGATAAGAAAAATAGTTGAGACATATAATTGATTTGCAATGCTTTTTGGCATTCTTGTAGAGCATGCCCTCTGGTTTTGGCAGACTGATCCAAGGTAAACAATTTGCTACACTCAATATCCTCCAAACCATGAACAATCTTATTTAAATTAGATCACCTCTCTTTCTGCGGCATGCTAATGTAGGTAATTGAGTGCACGTAATCTGTATCAATAATCCTAGTGAACCTATAAGCTTTGGTCGTTGAAGCGTATACACGTACTTTTTCGGTGCTCTTGCATTTCGTTCATTTTTGGGATTTTTgggatcgttttttttttatcaaacacCTTGTGATtcgttttgttgtttatttggagttatttttgtctgttcctgtcattctgcatattttttgttcaatctgTGCTGTTTTTTGTCTTGTGTCGGTGCTGTCCGTGGTTTAAGGTCTGTAGCGTCAGTGTACCCTATCGTACAGTGTATAGTCTATGTTGAGCCTAAGCTGCTAATCGTGAGTATCGTTTTTCCGCGTTCGCGGGTTTTTCTGTGCCTTAGTGTATTCGTTATTTATTGTCTGTAACTTTCattctgcatgtttttgtgttcaatgtgagctgtttttgtcttgtttcagtGCTGTCCGTTGTTTTAGGTCTGTAACGTCATTGTATCCTATCGTTCAGTATATTGTCTCTGTTAAGCCTAAGCTGCTAATCGTGAGTATCGATTTTCTGTGTTCGTGGGTTTTCTGTGCCTTAGTGTATTCGTTATTTATTGTCTGTATCTTTCATTCTGCATGTTATTGTGTTCAATGTGAgctgtttttgtcttgtttcagtTCTGTCCGTGGTTTTAGGTCTGTAGCGTCATTGTATCCTATCGTTCAGTGTACAGTCTCTGTTAGCCTAAGCTGCCCGTCGTGTGTTCGATTTTCTGTTtacgctgttttttttttttctctttgactTAGTATTTTCGTTATGGCTGTGCCTGATCGTTTAGTCTGCTGTGATGCGTGTAATATGTGGATTGAGTTTGAGATTTCTGGCTTGGAATGTGATTTTAAATCAGCATCTAGTGAAGCTATTGTGTTTGTTTGCGATAAGTGTGTGAAACTTAAGGAATTAGAGGAGCTATTGAAAAGCTGTAGTTGTGTCTGGACGGAAGTCGGGAATAGTAGGGCTGTGAGTAGTGCAGTTGCTGAAAGGGATTGTTGCGAGGTTGTTCCAACTTGTAATGGTTTTGACGTGTTACCTGTGGAGGAGTTGCGTGATGTTGATGATGGGAATGAAGTATCCCAGGAGGGAAATAGTGAGTGGCTAGTAGTGGACGAAGTGCGTGGTGATTGTGATGTGATAGGAGATGGTAGTGTGGTTGTAAACAGCGGTAAGTGGGGACAGGAGAAGTCGAAAGGAAGAATGGTATTGTGTGGGGATTCATTAGTACGGTATGTAGACCGAGAGTTCTGCAGGGCGGATAAAGCAAAAAGGGTCAGGGTATGTTTGCCAGGTGCTAAAATCCAGGATGTCAGTAACAGGGTAAACAAAATCGTGTCAGATGAGGAGGTGGTTGTAGTCCAGGTAGGCACTAACAATGTGCAGAAGGAGTCGCAAAACATTATTCAGTCTAGGTACCACGAATTGATGTGTCGACTAGCATCAACTCGGGCTAAAGTTGTCATATGCAGTTTGTTGCCAAGATTTGACAGCAAGGTTCTGTCAGAAAAGATTGTAACTTTGAATGGTTTATTGTATAGTTTGTGTGCCGACTTCGGCTtcacatttgttgacatgtgGTCATCTTTCCAGGGTAGAAGGGATCTGTTCGCCAGGGATGGTTTGCACTTAGCTAATACTGGGGCCTCGTTGTTTGGTAGGatggtgaattactctgttgaacagctatgtttaaactaaattggGGGGCGATGAAGTCAGGAATTAGTTTGGATAAGGATTATGTTCCTAGTGGAGGCGATTATAGGCGTTTTGAGAGCAAAATAAGTGATAGTCATAGTTCTAACTTTAGGAGGCATGCTAATGTACGTAGTTTCAGGGATAggctgaagattgtctttaccaatgctagaagtattcgtaaaaattttgctgaatttactgtgcttctcgaggatctgaaaccggatgtgtttggtatcaccgagtcttggttaagggaggacattgatagtgctgaggtttctcacccggggtatgttgtgtatcgtcaggacagaagggatactcataatggggttggtgggggagtgttactgtatgttagggatgacattgtaagtgttgagaaatctcagttgcaagggtcttttgttaattctgtctggtgcgagttgtccacaaacAACTCCAAAAGGTCCAGGGACGTTATCACTGTAGGTGTTGTTTACCGCTCTCCTAACAGcagcgatgataatgatgtcgtgctgtttgattcaattagaaaggctgctaaaggtgatgttgttataatgggcgactttaattttcctgacattaattggatagatggttctagtagtaggaaaggtagtaattttctagatgttgtgcaagattgctttttacatcaacatgttactttccctactaggggggataacatcctggatcttgttttgagttctaatccaagcaatgttgttgatttgaccggtctaggaaaactaggaactagtgatcatgatatactagcttttgatgttgtttgtaaggtcgtAAGTTCTATTAGCAAggaaaaagtccctgatttttcgagatcagatacagaggcaattgaaactttactaaagggtacagattggattaatttgtttagtgatatgagtgcttctcagtcttggatttgttttgctgataaattaaaggtcattatggaaaatcatgttccgtggaagaatcgtcgtcgtaaaagcagtatgcctcactggatgaataagaaagttagatgtgcaattaggcaaaaacgtagaatgtggaagttgtttaggaggactaaatctgaatctcttttggccaagtttaaaattcatcagctgaaagtagaatgcttagtctctgatgcaaaattgaatttcgaaaaaagcatcgccctaaaaattaaggataacccaaaggccttcttttcttatgtcaggtctaagcagaaagttaaagatgtaATTGTTTcccttagggcaccacaggctgataagatagttactgatagtcaggatcttgcagatcttttgaacgactattttgtgtcggttttcacaagggaagatacgagtagtattccagattttcaggggggcagtgataggcctaaactggatacggtcttattttcggatgacgttgtcttaaaggagctgcttcgtctaaatgtttctaaagcttctggaccggatgcaatccatccgtatttgttgaagacttttgcacactatttctgcgttccactctcgttgatttttagtaaatttatggatgaaggttatgttcctagggactggagatgtgctaatattaccccaattttcaagaagggtgataagactaagccctgtaattataggcccgttagtctcactagtgtagtttgtaaggtcatggagtctattgttaaaaagtctttggtctgtcacttcagcagtcagtctttgatcagagagtctcagcatggcttttgtcaaaaaaggtcttgtctcactaatatccttgagtttatggaagatgtaacaagctcactaaataggcagatgtctgtagatgttgtgttcctggatttccagaaggcctttgataaagttccccaccagcgtcttttacttaggctgaagagcatgggtgtcatagggaatttactgtcttggatagggaattggcttggtaatagggaacagagggtggtaattaatggctgtgcttcttcttggcagaacgttactagtggggttccacaagggtctgtattaggtcccctgttgtttgttgcctatataaatgacatcgacggagatattttgtgtacagctaagaagtttgctgatgacaccaaattgtattctgaggtctcttccaaaagcgattctgagaaatttcaagcggatttagataagattttttcctggtctcaggggtggcaaatgctttttaatattgataaatgtaaggtaatgcacattggtagcagtaaccaaaagtttacatacaatctaaatggtgtggagttacaggaggtctctgttgaaagagacctaggtatctacattgactcgtctctgcaaccttccaaacattgtcttgaagctgctaaaagaggtaatagggttttaggtatgatcaagaggaacttcagttttctgaaagaggacatcgtagttaggctttataagcagttggttaggcctcatctggagtatgctgtgcaggcttggaacccttattttgctaaggataaggaagtacttgaaaaggtccagaggagggctactaggatgattagttccttaaagagggttccttattataggcggttacaactgttgaatctcaccacactggagcttaggaggttacgtggggacttgatccaggttttcaagattgtgtatggtttcgacaatttatcctttaccgactttttcatgtttgcaaacagtagttgtactagaggtcattgtcttaaacttcaaaagtcgcatagtaggattaatattcggcataactttttttctaatagggttgtgaatgagtggaatagtttgcctgagaaagttgtacttgcaagtagtgtcaatgggtttaagaatgctttggacaagcactttaagcattgtaatcgggtctgagtgtttgtgtcttcagttttttttccctctctttatagggtccttgatggggacttaagtgtccctcctgatccttttttctactaaactaaactaaactagttCTCCAGACCAGACACTAGACAATGTGTAGCTTTACGTTGAACACACTCAATACTGTTTATGTCCTTTCTTTAATAGATGTGGGAACCAAATAACATTATATTAATATGTGGCCTAACAATAACAAGTGCTTTGTTTAAGGTACAAACTAAAGTAGCATAGTAAAGCTTGAAAGGACCTCTTAATCAAACCCGGCATGCTGTTTGATTTGTTCACCTTAGGTGTGGCCACCCACTGAAAAGAACTGAGTGgaccattaaaaacaaaatggatatgattctagtgttcaaattttgggtagcagttttgaaggctctgaattttgtctgaAGATATATAGGCTACTGTGGTTAAATGTATAAAACTGCTTTggatttgtattattttattatgcTGTCTTTTGCAATGCGATAtcagataaattattcattttgacaaccaaaatttgaattcaaaataAATTCTGTCTTCAAAATTAATGGAAAACCATGTATTCTTGGCCCCCTCTGGATTATTTCCTGCTGACGTCTGTGTCCCCAGACTTTCTAGAAATAGTTAACAAAGTAGCTATTTTTCcgactgttcgtaagaataatttccgactacgcatgcgcagttgctatttttatgacaggagagctattttttacgaccaggagtaacaataatttccggttagggttagtgttaggattggggtttagggttaaagttagggttacccctactacatgcgcagttgctttatttacttttactgcgcttgaattcgcctttgtcgtaagaatagtttataaataattgttacgactagtcgtaagaatagccacggccaataGTTAAATAACCAGTAACCTTACCTAAGACTTATCAGTTAACGTTAAGCTTAGTCGTTGATATTATTAGGCCTAGCTAGCCTAGCTAGATCTGTAGCTGATTAGTCAACAGCAAACGTAAATTGAGGTTCACTCTATGAGTATGACACAGAAATTGCATTCGTAAAGGTTTTTTTCACAGGTATATACTGTGTCTGAGGCGCAGAAATTTATGTGTTAAATTTCTGTGGTATGAGGTAGCCTAGTTCCTGATCCTGTGTTGTATATCCCTACCAAGTAGCATATATTAATTATGGGGACGTATAAATCGGCAATTTTCGCGCACTTGCTGTTTCGCGCGTTTGTAAATAAGGGAGCAAGTTAGAGTAGCTTTGCATATCGGTATGTTTCCGACTGTACAGAGTGATACAATTTAATACCGGATGATTAAAGATACGGGAAACACACAAGACGCGTAGACATACTACAATACCCATCTTCGTAAAGTGACTAAAGTGTTCTTGCAAAGATTGAGGTAAGTAGTGGAGGCGACGGGGGTACTGCGTTTAAATGTCGTGTAAACGTGATTTAGGGGGTGGTGGATATCGCAGCCTATTTTTCATTGATATCAACCAGAAATATGCATCCGTTAATTTATCGTCTGTACTGAGTCTGTTGTCgaatggggtgcctttgcctacctaTCAGTATCCTATTCAGGTGcatatccaggggggggggcgttgggggcgcgcgccccccgggtaaggaaaagaggagagaaaaaaagagaagaaaaaagggaaaaggagggggaaaaagaaaaggaggagagaaaggaagagaaaagaaaaagaaaaaagagagaaaaagaagaaaaggagggagtagaagagagccaagacctcgggaagcgAAAGAGGAATAGTCATAGTttaagcgctgatccctattatatacacagggtagccagtgacagatcaatgattacggagggggtgtgcgcctcaccctacgtcttacaccgacaactccatttttgacgtttccatttttcctctctccttaatgtatctatataaatactatatatggtctatcataacgcgtgtgtgtgtatggacgccttaaacaattgtacaaattGTAGTACAATAGACAAAATCGGTTTCGTTTGTTTACATATGTCACGTGACCTGAAATGGGTACTCGCAAAGTACTAGTTACTGCCGAGTATAAacaacaaagtggctattcttacgactagttgtaagaataatttccgactacgcatgcgcagttgctattttcatgaccaggagtactatttttatgacgaggagtaacaataatttgcggttagggttagggtaagggttaggattgaggtttagggttatgtttagggttagggttacccctactacatgcgcagttgctttatttactttactgcacttgaatttgcctttgtcgtaagaatagtttataaataattgttacgactcgtcgtaagaatagccacggcctataaacaaagtcgtatttTGTCGTACTCGCTGTTTCTTCGGAAAACGATTTAGATACGTCCAAGGATCACAGGAGCAACGAACTGTTGTAAGAGGAGGAATATAAATCATAAAGAAACCCCGAACAAAATCCGTTGGTGAGTTACTGAGTAAGAATCGGAAAACATTTCTCCCGGTTCATGATGATTGCGTGTGTGCAAGTGCCCTACATCAGTTTCGctacaattttcatattaagcTAGGTCCAATGCGGAGACAGGCTGTAATGTAATGATACTGTGCATGCTTGATAACGTAGTAAGGTTTTCATGTATGCGTAGGCCTAGACTACCCAGCTAACACACAACGTAATAATAACGTTATTGTTTGGTTGTGGTTACGTTGGTGTCCGCCCAACGTAACGATAACGTAAATAAAACGTTGCCAACTTACGTAATATCacaacgtttttaaaacgtttcaAAGAAACGTTTAAATAACGTTAAATAAAGGTTACGTTTTTAAAAACGTTGTATTAACAGTTTCACGATTCGTTATATTTACGTTTATATATTACGTCCACACAACGTAAGTTTTTACGTTGACATTACATTGCAGTTTGGTTACCTCATGACGTAACAGACTTTACGTTGCATAAACGTTAGCACAGTTCGTTATATTTACGTTTGAATATTACGTCCACACAACGTTAAGTTCTACGTTGACATAACGTTGCAGTTTAGTAACCTCGACGTAACAGACTTTACGTTGTATAAACATTAGCACATTTTGTTAAATTAACGTTTGAATATTAAGTAAATACGACGTTGGTGATATACGTAAATATTACATTCTAACTTCGTCAAGAAGATAACAAAACAAGATAAcaaaacaagtattttttgatgtttcctgtttaaagaagccaaattaaaaaaatttctGTGGTTGTAAAGTAAACGCTTACTTTTAGCTTATCGTGTTATACAGCACTTACGTTTTTATACATGCACAGTTCCGTGCATATGCCTAAATCACAAACTGTTTGTTACATATGGTTTTTAGCTCCGTGCATATACCAATTCGTCAACACTACATGGCCTGCTTTTGTGCAAGGCCCAATCGCTGCACTCA
This window contains:
- the LOC139971990 gene encoding N-alpha-acetyltransferase 40-like: MGIVVCLRVLCVSRIFNHPKRSLKGKEKKQKRKEEQVKLAASQVLVDAANALEDPMSLVVPFKKYDRNGLTVSIDCHKMPECTGDTVDWALSLLSTNMKSLYEQSSWGWKEREKREEITDDRVLLLVARGEDQNPVGFVHFRFDMDFDDEVLYCYEIQLVEQVRRKGLGKFLIQILEMLAYQTQMKKVMLTVFKHNKEANSFFVNQLKYEIDETSPSVYDPMNPEDYDYEILSKPIKKKKTIATKSE